The Amycolatopsis umgeniensis DNA segment TTCACCGGCACCCCGGCCGACCTCGCCGCCGAACTGCCCCGCCTCGCCGCCGCGAGCGGTCTCGACGGCTTCCACATCCGGCCCGCCGTCCTGCCCGACGACTTGGAGCTCTTCACCGCCGAGACCGTCCCCGCCCTCCAGGCCGCGGGCGTGTTCCGGCAGGCCTACACCGGCACCACCCTGCGCGACCATCTCGGCCTCGGGGTCGCCGCCAACCAGTACGCGGAGGCGTGACAGATGCCCAAGCAGGTCAAACTCGCCGCCCATTTCCCCGGCGTCAACAACACGACCGTGTGGAGCGACCCGCGTTCGGGTAGCCAAATCGACTTTTCGTCCTTCGAACATCTCGCGCGCACGGCCGAGCGGGGCAAGTTCGACTTCCTGTTCCTCGCCGAAGGCCTGCGCCTGCGCGAGCACGCGGGCGAGATCCTCGACTCCGACGTCGTCGGGCGGCCGAACACCACCACCGTGCTGGCCGCGCTTTCCGCGGTCACCACCCGGCTCGGCCTCGCGGGAACACTGTCCTCGACCTTCAACGAGCCTTACGAGGTCGCGCGGCAGGTCGCGAGCATCGACCACCTCTCCGGCGGCCGCGCCGCGTGGAACGTCGTCACCTCACCGGACGCGTGGACGGGACAGAACTTCCGGCGAGGCGGCTTCCTGAAACGCGAGGACCGCTACCAGCGCGCCGAGGAATTCCTCGCCACCGTCCGCGAACTCTGGGACAGCTGGGCACCCGACGCGGTGGTGGGGGACAAGGAGAACGGTGTCTTCGCCCGCGGCATCGACCGCTTCGTCCACAAGGGACAGCAGTTCGACATCCGCGGTGAGTTCACTGTCCCGAGGACACCGCAAGGTCAGCCGATTGTCATCCAGGCCGGGGATTCCGACGAAGGCAGGGAGTTCGCCGCCAAGACCGCCGACGTCATCTTCAGCCGCCACGGGTCGCTGGAAAGCGGCAAGGAGTTCTTCGCCGACATCAAGCGACGGCTGCCCGTCCACGGCCGCGAGCCCGGCGAGCTGCTGATCATGCCCGCCGCGACGTTCGTCCTCGGCGACACTGAGGAGGAGGCACACGAGTACGCCCGCGAGATCCGCTACCAGCAGGTGCGCCCGGCGACCGCGATCCAGTTCCTCGAACAGGTCTGGAGCCGCGACCTCTCCGCCTACGACGCCGACGGCCCGCTACCCGAGATCGACCCGGACCCCGACGCCGAACCGCTGACCTGGGGCCGGGTCCGGCACGAGAAGGATCAGCTGGCCGTGGCCGCGAAATGGCGGGCGATCGCGGAGGAGAAGAAGCTCTCGATCCGCGAACTGGTCATCGAGGTGACCGCGCGCCAGCAGTTCGTCGGCACCGCCCGTCAGGTCGCGGACTCGGTGGACGAGTACGTCCAGAGCGACGCCGCCGACGGCTTCGTGCTGGTGCCGCATCTGACGCCGGGCGGGCTGGACGTGTTCGTCGACGAAGTCGTCCCTCATCTGCAGGAACGCGGTGTCTTCCGGACGGACTACACCGGCGACACCCTGCGGGAGCACCTGTTCAGCCGGTAGCGCCCTGGGAGCGGGCGACGTTCATCAGGTATTCGCCGTAGCCGGACTTCGCCAGCTTCGCACCGAGCGCGAAACACTGGTCGGCGTCGATGAAGCCCATCCGCAGCGCGACCTCCTCGAGACAGGCGATCCGGACGCCCGTCCGGTGCTCGAGGACCTGCACGAACTGGCCCGCTTCCAGCAGCGAGTCGTGCGTGCCGGTGTCGAGCCACGCGAACCCGCGGCCGAGGTCGACCAGGGTCGCGCGGTCCTGCCGCAGGTAGGCGAGGTTGACGTCCGTGATCTCGAGTTCGCCCCGCGGCGAGGGCTTGAGCTCGCGGGCGATCTCGACGACCTGGTTGTCGTAGAAGTACAGGC contains these protein-coding regions:
- a CDS encoding NtaA/DmoA family FMN-dependent monooxygenase (This protein belongs to a clade of FMN-dependent monooxygenases, within a broader family of flavin-dependent oxidoreductases, the luciferase-like monooxygenase (LMM) family, some of whose members use coenzyme F420 rather than FMN.), which gives rise to MPKQVKLAAHFPGVNNTTVWSDPRSGSQIDFSSFEHLARTAERGKFDFLFLAEGLRLREHAGEILDSDVVGRPNTTTVLAALSAVTTRLGLAGTLSSTFNEPYEVARQVASIDHLSGGRAAWNVVTSPDAWTGQNFRRGGFLKREDRYQRAEEFLATVRELWDSWAPDAVVGDKENGVFARGIDRFVHKGQQFDIRGEFTVPRTPQGQPIVIQAGDSDEGREFAAKTADVIFSRHGSLESGKEFFADIKRRLPVHGREPGELLIMPAATFVLGDTEEEAHEYAREIRYQQVRPATAIQFLEQVWSRDLSAYDADGPLPEIDPDPDAEPLTWGRVRHEKDQLAVAAKWRAIAEEKKLSIRELVIEVTARQQFVGTARQVADSVDEYVQSDAADGFVLVPHLTPGGLDVFVDEVVPHLQERGVFRTDYTGDTLREHLFSR